Below is a genomic region from Methanomassiliicoccus sp..
TGCCCGCTGGTCGCCTTCATCGTTTTTTGAAAGGGGGGTGCGTATTTATAATTTACCGCACCCCGGGGGCCCGGTCCCTCCGGTTAGCGTCCAAGGAGATTAATATCCCCTAATCTGGTCCAGTATGTGTGCTGGTAGCGCTCACGGTAGCTGGCTCCGACTCCCTAGGAGGGGCGGGCATAGAGGCAGACGTCAAGGCCATGGCATCCCAGGGTGTGCATGGGGCGGTGGCCATCACCGCAGTGACGGCCCAGAACTCATGCCGGGTCGCCAGGATACTGCCCCTGCCCGTGGATGAGATCATCGGGCAGATGGATGCCGTCCTGGAGGATGTCCATATATCGGCGGCCAAGACCGGCATGCTGTACTCGGCAGAGATAGCCACGGCCGTGGCCCAGAGACTGGCCTCCACGGATTTCCCCCTAGTGGTGGACCCGGTCCTGGTAGCGGGCGTGGGAGATGCCTTGGGGCGGGAGGGTCTGGTGGAGGCGATGCGAGAGAGGATCGCGCCGTTGGCCACCATTATCACGCCCAACGTCCCCGAGGCGGAGGCCCTGACCGGCCTGAGCATATCCACGGACGACGACGTGCGCAGGGCCTGTCGATCCCTGGTAAAGCAGGGGTCGGAGGCGGTCCTTCTAAAGGGGGGTCATATGGACGGGGACAGGAGCGTGGACACGCTCTATCACCAGGGTAAGTTCCTGCGCCTGGGGTCCCCCCGGGTGGAGGCCCGCGGCCATGGTGGGGGCTGCATCCTCTCCTCGTACCTCACGGCCAACCTGGCCAAGGGGATGGGGGTATGGGAGTCCTTCATAGCGTCGCGCGCAGCGATCATGGAATCGATAGCCGGCCGCTTCCAGGTGGGGAGGGGCGTGCCTGTGGTGGAACCCATGGGCGGTATCCTGAAGGATGCGCATCGATATCGTGTATCAGCCCGACTAAAGGCCTCTGCCGAGAGAGCGGGGGGATCGCTTCCCAGGAGCTGGGTCCCTGAGACCGGAGCGGAGATGGTGTTCTGCCTCCCCGGGGCCACGAACATCATGGACGTTTGCGGGACGGCCGTCCCCACCCGTGCCCGGGAGGGCGAGCGTTGCCCGACCTTCGGGGGAGCCCCCCGCCTGTCCGCTGCGGTCTTGGCGTCGATGATGTACGACGGAGGGATGAGGGCCGGCATGAGCCTGAGATGCACTAGCAGTGTCGTCAACTGGGCGAGGCGCGCGGGCCTGAGCATCGGTACATACCGGCGTAGGATGGGTACCGGAGACATCACCCGCTGTGAAAGAGAGGCGATGGAAGACCTAATAAACGTCCTTGGATGTGTCCCCGATGTTGCCTGTGACCGGGGTGGCCCGGGAACGGAGCCCCTGGTCCGGGTGCTAGCCTCCAGCCCCGAAGAGCTGGTCAGCAGGATCGAGAAAGCCCTACGATGAGGATTATCAATGCGAATCGCCATGTTCACGGACACATATCTGCCAGCGCGCGATGGGGTGGTCAGCTCCATATTGCTGACCAAGGCGCAGCTGGAACGCATGGGCCATGAGGTCTTCATCTTCGCTCCCGATCCCGGCAACAGCCACAAGGAGGAGGACGTCTATTACTTCCGTTCCCTGAACTACAAGAAGTACCCTGGCTACAACGCCGCCATCTTCCCTTCCAACAAGTGCGAGATCCTCAAGGAACTGAATGTGGACATAATCCACAATCACGGCCTGCTGTTCATGGCCGTGCGCTCGATGTTCGCATCACGGACCCTCCACATACCCAACCTGGTGACGTTCCACACCATGCTCACAGATGCGGCCAAGTTCTATTCCCCCATCGACGTCCCCGATTGGATGTTGACCAGGCCGTTCTGGTTCTATCTGCGGGAGCTCTTGGAGCGGGCGGATGCGGTGGTCGCTCCCACCAACGCCATCAAGAACGAGCTTTTGTCCTACGCGCCCAGCATGAACCGCGTCGAGGTCATCCCTACCGGGGTGGACACCACCCGCTTCAATCCTGACGTGGACGGGGCCGCCTTCAGGGAGAGGTTCGGTCTCAGGGACAGGAAGGTCCTGATGCACGTGGGGAGGATCGCCAAGGAAAAGAACCTGGACCTCGTCCTTGACGGCTTCTCCCTTCTGTCCAAGGAGGACCCTCAGGTGAGACTGGTCCTCGTCGGAGAGGGGCCGGCGAAGAAGCACTACCAGGAAATGGTGCATGAGATGGGGATGGAGGACAGGGTTGTGTTCACCGGATTCGTACCGGATGATGAGCTGCCATCGACGTACGCGGCCTGCGATGCCTTCACCATAGCCTCCAAGTTCGAGACCCAAGGCCTGGCAGCGCTGGAGGCGATGGCCACAGGAAAGCCCGTGGCGGGCATCAACTTCCGGGCGGTGGCGGAGATGGTCAGGCCAGGTGAGAACGGCTATCTTTTCGAGGAGGACGTGCGATCCTGCGCGACCGCCATGAGGGAAACCCTGGAACACTCTCAAGAGATCAGCGAGAGCACCCGGCGGTTCGCCCTGGGATACTCCCATGAGAAGAGCGCACAGAAGCTGGTCGAGCTTTATGAGGCCACCATCGAGCGGAAGAAAATATCGCTGAACGGAAAGTAGTTCTAAGACATACGGATTATCTGAAGAAAATGACCGACATAGGTACGATGGTCTATGATCTGTTCCAGCCATTAGGACTCTATGGCGGTCTAGTTTGCATTTTCATTCTGTTCTATGTCGATGCCATACTCTTTCCCACAGTGCCGGAGCTGTTCACGGTCATCATCTTCACCACCGTGCCATTGAACCCCGGTCCGTCCCTGCTGATGTATGCCGGAGGTGTTCTGGTCACCATCGTACTGGCGGAGATCACCGGCGTCATGACCCTATACTTGATAGTGAAACGGGCCAAGGTTCCCGAGCGCATCTGCGAGGTCATCCGTCGTTACCAGGCTTTCCTGTTCTGCCGGGACGAGCGGATGATCCTGGTTAACCGCATCGCACCGGTGGTTCCCTTCCTGGGGGCGTTCATTGCGGTGACCCAATGGAGCTTGAAGAAATCCCTCGCCTTTGTCGTCATCGGGGGAGTGATCAAGTACGGGATCATCCTTGCCCTCAGCGGCATATTCGTCGTCTATTTCTCCCAGGGTACGGCCAGAGTAGCGACGGTGGTGATGGTTCTCGCCATCATCCTACTGAGCGTGATCGTCTCCTATTACAGAAAGAGGAAGTCGCAAGATGCGTGTGGTACTGCTTAACCCATTTCACTACCCTTACATGGGCGGCATAGAGCACCGACTGCATGAGGTGTCCTGCCGGCTCGCCGGTAAGCACGAGATGATCGTCCTGACCTCGCAACTGCCGGGCACCTCCGAAGAGGAGGAACGGGATGGTTACCGCATCGTGCGCCTCCCATCGAAGTTCACAGACATCTATAACCCTCCCTTCGTCACCACCCCCGGGGTCCTGGAGGCACTGGAGGGGCTGGACCCGGACGTGGTGGACTTCCACTACCGGTGGGCCCCATCCTACACCAAGGCCATGAAGCGCTACCGGGGAAAATGGGTGTTCACCTTCCATAACACCTACGGGGAGGGGCACGGCCTCAACCGCATCCCCAGCCTGATCAATGACGCCCTGTTCTGTCGCATCATAAGGAAGCGCCGGGTGATCTGCATCACCGAGTTCATAAAGGGCGATCTTCTTAAGCGAGGGTTCGACCCCGCCCTGCTGGATGTCATCCCTCCGGGGATCGAGGTCCCCCCGGAGGTGGGCACGGAGGGGGATTACATACTCTTCATCGGACGCTTGGTCGGGACCAAGGGCATCCCTTATCTTATCAAGGCCATGGACCAGGTCGACGGCCGCCTCATCGTTGTGGGGGATGGGCCGGAGAGGGAGCGTCTGGAGTCGGTGGTCCGAAAGGCAGGTGTGGGGGAGAAGGTCACCTTCACGGGACGGGTCAGCGAGGAGAGGAAGATAGAGCTGCTCTCCAATTGCAAGGTCTTCGCCATGCCGTCGCTGTTCGAGTCCTATGGCCTGGCAGTGGCGGAGGCCATGTCCTACGGCAAACCGGTGGTGGCATCCCGGGTGGGGGGCCTGCCGGAGGCGGTGGGTGACGGCGGTGTTCTCACTCCACCCAAGGACAGCAAGGCCATCGCCGCGGCCCTCAACCAGCTGCTAAAGGACGATGAGGTCCGAGAGGCCACCGCCCGGCGGGCGCGGGAGCACATCCTGAGATTCTCCTGGGACAACATCGTGCAGGACGTGGAGGCCGCTTACCGCAGGGTGGCGGAGGAATAGTTGCTCGATGTCCTCCACTCTGCCCGCGCTCGCCTTCCTGGCCGCAGGCACCCTCGCTTTCATGGCCCTGAGCTTGGGTAGGAAGGGTACGGCCGAAGCCCTCAGGAATGCTAAGGAGGAGTGGCCATTCATCCTTCTGCTGCTCTTAGCGTTGGGAGGAAAGGCCTGGACAGAGCGTTCGATGGTGTCTGCCGCGCCTCCCCTTCTATTGCCTGATGCCTTCCAGCTCCTCGGAGAAGAGGTCTCTGCGATGCAGTCCTGGCTTCCAGGAGAGCTCGTGTTCCTGTTCTCCTTCCTTTATGTGCTCCTCTTCCCCCTGACATTGGGAACGGCCGCCCTGTGGCTGCTATCTACGGACCGCAATAGGTTCCGGACATATTGCACCTCGATGGCCATCGCCAGCATTGTCCTGCTTCTTGCTCATGTTCTGATGCTCTCGACCCGTCCCGCCCTGGACCCTTCGTCCGGAGTGAGCCCATTGCTGTACAAGGATAATTTTTGGGGACCCCTATCCGACGACCTGATATCGCGTGGCCAAAGCTTTCCCAGCGGCCACACCACCCTCCTGACCGTGGTCGCCCTGGCGTTGCGGGGCAAAGGGAAGGGAGCAATGGTCGCGCTCATCATTCTAGGTCTGAACATGATCGGCGTGCTCTACCTCGGCCTGCACAGGCCCGCGGACGTGGTCGTGGGCCTCCTCCTGGGATGGTTCAGCGTCCTCTCCGGCCGATACCTCCTCAGGAAGTACGAAGGAAAGTGTTCTAACTTATGGAGATGAGAGTAACTATGAAGGTCAGCTCCTTACCGGCCACCTCTCGATCATGATTGATTACGGCCGTCCCGTTGGTCACGTCCACGCTCTCCACATAGATCTCGGAGCCAGTGTAGTCGATGCCTTTCTTGGCGAACGCACTGGAGGCGTCCAACTGGTGATGTACAATGATGTTATCACCCGTGCTGTCGTATGTGGCGTTGATCTGCCATCCCTGGCTTGGATCCGATGAGCTGCCATATGCTTTGTAGTCAGCACCGCCCGAGGGAATGTCGTTGAGGATGCGGACGTTCGCACCGTCGACGAACAGCACCTGCACGTTCCAACCGTACACCGGATCGGTGTACAGCATGAAGCCGGTAGGGGTGGCGCTGAAGTAGTCCTCGAAATCACTGATGGACATGGTTCTCTGGACCGGGACCGACTCCGTGAGCTGGAGAGTTATCAGCTTGCTTTCATTAAGCGTATATCCCTCGCCAGCGGGAATGACTATCGTCCTTGTCTCCCCCTTCTTCATGCCCACGATCCCCTCGCTGAAACCAGTCAGTGTGCCCTGCGAGCCAAGGATGAACTCATATGGCTTGTAGACGGTCTCGTTGCCCCTGAAGCTGAAAGAGAGCGATTTGGGATTGGTGGTATTGTCTGCAGCCACGGAGTATATCGATGTGTCGAAGACCCTTCCGTCCGCCAGCTTACCTATGTAGTCGACCTTGACGACATCTCCTTTCTGCGCTGCCCGGTTCTCGCCGGTTAAGAACATGAATGCCCCTATCGATGACGCCACCAGCACGATGACGATAACAACGGCGATGAGAGCGTTCTTGCCACTACGATCTTGGGATAAAGCTGACCTCGACCTCATAGGAACGTGCCAGTGATTCTGTTCGCTCGATTTATAATGTGTGGTCTCAGGGGACATTTCCTACACCGTAGTAAGTGCTGGCCAGGACGGGCTCGGACCCTTGCTTGCAAGGTCCTCACGGCTTGATCGGAACTTTCACAGATGCCCTCGTGGGGCCAGTGAGGATGCGTAAGCCATTTTTTCCGGAGAAACCGTAAATATACGACAGGTATTAGGAGCGGCCTGATGAAGACCCTTTACATTCACTCTGACTACCTGGAGTACGCTGTGAAGAAGCCTACTCCCGTCGCCGACCAGATCACCGAGGATGAGAAGCAAGGTCGGTTCGAGGAGGTCCTGGTAGCCTTCATCAGCGTGGAGAAGGAGGACGAGAGCGATCCTGAGGCCATAGCAAAGAAGGTCACCGATGACCTGGTGCAGGTCTCCAAGAAGGTCGGTGCGGACACCATCGTCCTATACCCCTACGCTCACCTGTCCTCCTCGTTGTCCTCCCCGGACGTTGGGAAGAAGATGCTCCGGACCATGGAAGCGATCCTTCAAGAGAAGGGCCTAAAGGCCCATCGCGCGCCGTTCGGCTGGTACAAGTCATTCAAGATAAGCTGCAAGGGGCACCCCCTATCTGAACTGTCCAGGGAGATGCGCCTCGAGGCCAAGAAGGTCGAGGTGGAGAAGTACGATCCATCGGTGATGCTGAAGCAGATATCCAAGACCAAGCTGAGCAAGGGTGACCTCAAGGAGAACGATCACCGCATCATCGGCCAGAAACTGGACCTGTTCAGCTTCTACGACGTTGCACCAGGAATGGTTTTCTGGCACCCTAAGGGGCTGATCATACGCAACGCACTCATCGATTTCTGGAGGGCAGAGCACAGGAAGGCCGGTTACGTGGAGATAAAGACCCCGCAGGTCATGAGCGATGTCCTGTGGAAGACCTCCGGCCACTGGGAGCATTACAAGGACAACATCTTCCTCACCAACTACGATGACCGCCAATTCGTGGTCAAGCCCATGAACTGTCCCGGGGGTATACTGGTGTTCAACAGCAAGGACCGCAGCTACCGGGAACTGCCAATGAGAGTAGGGGAGATGGGGGAGGTCCACAGAGTGGAGCTTTCCGGCGTCCTCTCTGGGCTCTTCAGGGTCATCCAGTTCACCCAGGATGACGCGCATGTTTACTGCACGGAGGAGCAGCTGGAATCCGAGATCAATGGTATCATCGAGCTGGTCAGCAAGTTCTACCAGCTCTTCGGTTTCCAATACCGCATGGAGCTGTCCACCAGGCCCGAGAACTTCATGGGGCAGATGGAGCAGTGGAACAAGGCAGAGAGCCTCCTACGGAAGGTCCTGGACGATAGAGGCGCCAAATATGAGGTCAACGAGGGAGATGGAGCGTTCTACGGACCCAAGATAGATTTCAAGATCAAGGACTCGCTGGGAAGGGAGTGGCAGACCGCCACCATCCAGGTGGACTTCCAGATGCCTGAGAGGTTCCAGATAAAGTACGTAGGGGACGATGGCAAGGACCACCGCCCCATCATGCTCCACCGTACCATCTATGGCTCCCTGGAGAGGTTCATAGGCATACTCATCGAGCACTACAACGGCAACTTCCCCCTCTGGTTGGCCCCGGTGCAGCTGCGCGTTATCTCCTTCAAGGATGACAATGCCAAGTCCGCCAAGGAGATCCACGATAGGCTGTTCGACCTCGGTTACCGTGTGGATCTGGACCTCAGCTACGGTACCGTGGAGGGTAAGGTCAGGGATGCGGAGCTGCAGAAGATACCGTACATCATCGTGATCGGGGACAAGGAGGAGCAGAACGGCACCCTGGCGGTTAGGAAGCATGGTGTCAAGGGAGCCAAGTTCGGCGTGAAGTTCGAGGACTTTGTCGCCCAGTTGGCAGCAGAGAACAGCCCCTCAGGGGCGTCTGACGACACGAAGGTGCTGCACTAGGCTCTTAAGGAGTTCTCGTTCTCTCCGAGGGAGCTTTCCCTTTGTGGAAAGAAGCTTCCCTGGCATCATCTTTTTACTATTGGCCAAGGTGAGGGAAGAGACCGCGGTTCGATGGATCGGTCTGATCGTACTATTTTAAAATTTTTATTAATGATTAACAACTTTCGGCCATATTTTTATTAGGCCTGCGGTCGATACCATGCCATGCGCAAGATGGCGGTCATCAGCGTCTCCCTGAACGAGAAGAACCTCGAAGTGCTTGACAAGATGGAGAAGGAGCTGGGGCTGGCAGGAAGGAGCGAGGCCATCAGGGCTTGCCTCAGAGCAGCGGAGGCGGAACTGAAGGAGAGGGCGTCCCTCACTGGAGAGGTGGAAGGCGTTCTGATAACCGTCCATCGTAAAAGGGATGAGCAGAACTTCGAGGAGTCGGTGCACCATCACACCGACATAATATCCACGCAGCTGCATTCCCATCTTAAGAACGGAAAATGCCTTGATGTCATACTTATTAAAGGGGATGCGGAGAGCGTCAAGAGCCTCATGGACGATTTCCATAAGGATAAGGACCTCGAGTACCTCAAGTTCATACAGTCGTGATCCTGTCCACCTCCCCACCCCCACGTGATGGTGTAGCGGCATTGCGATGACCTTGAAAAAATAATTAAGACCACTCATGGCGCAGAAAAGATTTTGACCTGACAATAATATTGGGAGCGGATGGACGAAAAGGACCTGAGGCTTTTTCAGCTTCTGCTCATCAACAACAGGATCACGCATCGG
It encodes:
- the thiD gene encoding bifunctional hydroxymethylpyrimidine kinase/phosphomethylpyrimidine kinase, which translates into the protein MLVALTVAGSDSLGGAGIEADVKAMASQGVHGAVAITAVTAQNSCRVARILPLPVDEIIGQMDAVLEDVHISAAKTGMLYSAEIATAVAQRLASTDFPLVVDPVLVAGVGDALGREGLVEAMRERIAPLATIITPNVPEAEALTGLSISTDDDVRRACRSLVKQGSEAVLLKGGHMDGDRSVDTLYHQGKFLRLGSPRVEARGHGGGCILSSYLTANLAKGMGVWESFIASRAAIMESIAGRFQVGRGVPVVEPMGGILKDAHRYRVSARLKASAERAGGSLPRSWVPETGAEMVFCLPGATNIMDVCGTAVPTRAREGERCPTFGGAPRLSAAVLASMMYDGGMRAGMSLRCTSSVVNWARRAGLSIGTYRRRMGTGDITRCEREAMEDLINVLGCVPDVACDRGGPGTEPLVRVLASSPEELVSRIEKALR
- a CDS encoding CopG family ribbon-helix-helix protein encodes the protein MRKMAVISVSLNEKNLEVLDKMEKELGLAGRSEAIRACLRAAEAELKERASLTGEVEGVLITVHRKRDEQNFEESVHHHTDIISTQLHSHLKNGKCLDVILIKGDAESVKSLMDDFHKDKDLEYLKFIQS
- a CDS encoding glycosyltransferase family 4 protein; the encoded protein is MRVVLLNPFHYPYMGGIEHRLHEVSCRLAGKHEMIVLTSQLPGTSEEEERDGYRIVRLPSKFTDIYNPPFVTTPGVLEALEGLDPDVVDFHYRWAPSYTKAMKRYRGKWVFTFHNTYGEGHGLNRIPSLINDALFCRIIRKRRVICITEFIKGDLLKRGFDPALLDVIPPGIEVPPEVGTEGDYILFIGRLVGTKGIPYLIKAMDQVDGRLIVVGDGPERERLESVVRKAGVGEKVTFTGRVSEERKIELLSNCKVFAMPSLFESYGLAVAEAMSYGKPVVASRVGGLPEAVGDGGVLTPPKDSKAIAAALNQLLKDDEVREATARRAREHILRFSWDNIVQDVEAAYRRVAEE
- a CDS encoding glycosyltransferase family 4 protein; this translates as MFTDTYLPARDGVVSSILLTKAQLERMGHEVFIFAPDPGNSHKEEDVYYFRSLNYKKYPGYNAAIFPSNKCEILKELNVDIIHNHGLLFMAVRSMFASRTLHIPNLVTFHTMLTDAAKFYSPIDVPDWMLTRPFWFYLRELLERADAVVAPTNAIKNELLSYAPSMNRVEVIPTGVDTTRFNPDVDGAAFRERFGLRDRKVLMHVGRIAKEKNLDLVLDGFSLLSKEDPQVRLVLVGEGPAKKHYQEMVHEMGMEDRVVFTGFVPDDELPSTYAACDAFTIASKFETQGLAALEAMATGKPVAGINFRAVAEMVRPGENGYLFEEDVRSCATAMRETLEHSQEISESTRRFALGYSHEKSAQKLVELYEATIERKKISLNGK
- the thrS gene encoding threonine--tRNA ligase, producing MKTLYIHSDYLEYAVKKPTPVADQITEDEKQGRFEEVLVAFISVEKEDESDPEAIAKKVTDDLVQVSKKVGADTIVLYPYAHLSSSLSSPDVGKKMLRTMEAILQEKGLKAHRAPFGWYKSFKISCKGHPLSELSREMRLEAKKVEVEKYDPSVMLKQISKTKLSKGDLKENDHRIIGQKLDLFSFYDVAPGMVFWHPKGLIIRNALIDFWRAEHRKAGYVEIKTPQVMSDVLWKTSGHWEHYKDNIFLTNYDDRQFVVKPMNCPGGILVFNSKDRSYRELPMRVGEMGEVHRVELSGVLSGLFRVIQFTQDDAHVYCTEEQLESEINGIIELVSKFYQLFGFQYRMELSTRPENFMGQMEQWNKAESLLRKVLDDRGAKYEVNEGDGAFYGPKIDFKIKDSLGREWQTATIQVDFQMPERFQIKYVGDDGKDHRPIMLHRTIYGSLERFIGILIEHYNGNFPLWLAPVQLRVISFKDDNAKSAKEIHDRLFDLGYRVDLDLSYGTVEGKVRDAELQKIPYIIVIGDKEEQNGTLAVRKHGVKGAKFGVKFEDFVAQLAAENSPSGASDDTKVLH
- a CDS encoding phosphatase PAP2 family protein, whose translation is MSSTLPALAFLAAGTLAFMALSLGRKGTAEALRNAKEEWPFILLLLLALGGKAWTERSMVSAAPPLLLPDAFQLLGEEVSAMQSWLPGELVFLFSFLYVLLFPLTLGTAALWLLSTDRNRFRTYCTSMAIASIVLLLAHVLMLSTRPALDPSSGVSPLLYKDNFWGPLSDDLISRGQSFPSGHTTLLTVVALALRGKGKGAMVALIILGLNMIGVLYLGLHRPADVVVGLLLGWFSVLSGRYLLRKYEGKCSNLWR
- a CDS encoding FKBP-type peptidyl-prolyl cis-trans isomerase — protein: MRSRSALSQDRSGKNALIAVVIVIVLVASSIGAFMFLTGENRAAQKGDVVKVDYIGKLADGRVFDTSIYSVAADNTTNPKSLSFSFRGNETVYKPYEFILGSQGTLTGFSEGIVGMKKGETRTIVIPAGEGYTLNESKLITLQLTESVPVQRTMSISDFEDYFSATPTGFMLYTDPVYGWNVQVLFVDGANVRILNDIPSGGADYKAYGSSSDPSQGWQINATYDSTGDNIIVHHQLDASSAFAKKGIDYTGSEIYVESVDVTNGTAVINHDREVAGKELTFIVTLISIS